In the Clostridium beijerinckii genome, one interval contains:
- a CDS encoding metal ABC transporter ATP-binding protein, with translation MITIKNLSFSYTKGTDLLKNINLNIPTGIYLSILGENGSCKSTLVKLILGLLKPDSGCISLDSNKISYVSQRLDNFNAEFPITVKEVLSCHAKTVGIKNSKSIQSSLKNVNMSEFSNKLIGNLSGGQQQRIFIARALIGDPDLIILDEPSTGIDEKSQNEIYPLLQSLNKDLGKTIISVEHNTKVALKYSTHILKLENCSMKLYTNEDFKRYLESEDSFYNII, from the coding sequence TTGATTACTATAAAAAATCTATCATTTTCCTATACAAAAGGAACAGATTTATTAAAAAATATTAATCTTAATATACCTACTGGAATTTATCTATCTATACTTGGTGAAAACGGAAGCTGTAAGAGTACACTAGTAAAACTTATATTAGGTCTTCTAAAACCTGATAGCGGTTGTATAAGTTTAGATTCTAATAAAATTTCATACGTTTCGCAAAGACTTGATAATTTTAATGCAGAATTTCCAATAACAGTTAAGGAAGTTTTGTCTTGCCATGCCAAGACAGTGGGAATTAAGAATTCAAAGTCCATTCAAAGTTCTCTAAAAAATGTAAACATGAGTGAATTCAGCAATAAGTTGATAGGAAACCTTTCAGGTGGACAACAGCAAAGAATTTTTATTGCTAGAGCGTTAATAGGTGATCCTGATTTAATAATATTAGATGAACCATCAACTGGAATAGATGAAAAGAGCCAAAATGAAATCTATCCTCTACTCCAAAGTTTAAATAAGGATTTAGGAAAAACTATTATCTCTGTTGAACATAACACTAAGGTTGCATTAAAGTATTCAACACACATTTTAAAATTAGAAAATTGTTCTATGAAATTATATACAAATGAAGATTTTAAAAGATATTTAGAATCTGAGGATTCATTTTACAACATAATTTAA
- a CDS encoding metal ABC transporter permease yields MFQLGFMQNAFIAGFIVSMLCPFIGLFIVLRRYSMIGDTLSHSSFAGVAIGLVLGIDPLLTAFSFTSICALVIEFLRTYYKKYAELVMSIVLTLSLGIAIILISSGKASAKVDSFLFGSILTVTDSDICLIAIVGGICLICLLFLYNKLIYVTFDENGAKTSGINVKLVNYIFTLLVGATISLSIRVMGILVVSSIIVVPVATAMQLKKGFTTTLIFAIIFGFVDVMIGLISSYYINSAPGGTIALISVIVLLLTLIFKRFFSYED; encoded by the coding sequence ATGTTTCAATTAGGTTTTATGCAAAATGCATTTATTGCTGGCTTTATTGTTTCTATGCTGTGTCCTTTTATAGGACTTTTTATTGTTCTTAGACGTTATTCAATGATTGGTGATACATTATCTCATTCATCTTTTGCTGGCGTAGCAATTGGTCTTGTTTTAGGGATTGACCCACTTTTAACTGCATTTTCATTTACTAGCATTTGCGCTCTTGTAATAGAATTTCTAAGAACGTATTATAAAAAATATGCAGAACTTGTTATGTCAATTGTTTTGACATTGAGTTTAGGAATAGCTATTATTTTAATAAGTAGTGGTAAAGCTTCAGCTAAAGTAGATTCATTTTTATTTGGAAGTATTTTAACTGTAACAGATTCTGATATCTGCTTAATCGCCATTGTTGGAGGAATATGCCTTATATGTCTTCTATTTCTATACAACAAATTAATATATGTAACTTTTGATGAAAATGGAGCAAAAACATCTGGAATAAACGTTAAACTCGTTAATTATATTTTTACGCTGCTTGTTGGTGCAACAATTTCTCTTTCTATAAGAGTTATGGGTATCCTTGTTGTTTCATCAATCATAGTGGTTCCAGTTGCAACAGCTATGCAATTAAAAAAAGGGTTCACTACGACCCTAATTTTTGCTATTATTTTTGGTTTTGTGGATGTTATGATAGGACTTATATCTTCTTATTATATAAATAGTGCACCTGGTGGTACTATTGCCTTAATATCGGTTATAGTTCTTCTATTAACACTAATATTTAAAAGATTTTTTAGTTATGAAGATTAG
- a CDS encoding 2-aminoethylphosphonate aminotransferase: MRRNILLNPGPATTSDTVKFAQIVPDICPREKEFGSIMEFVSRELTELVGSNEKYTTILFGGSGTAAVEAILSSVVDNKIILIINNGAYGKRMCEIAEIYNLNYIEFKSSQIETINLKELEEVIKKNNEESKINNCGAISHLAVVHHETTTGILNDIELLGEICKKYSIEMIVDAMSSFAGIPIDMYKMNIKYLASSSNKCIQGMAGISFVVADKKALNNTQNIKPRNLYLNIYKQYSYFKDNYQMRFTPPVQILYALKQAIIEAKGETIEKRYKRYKECCEILWDGLDKLNLNRLIDKNISSMLLTSVIEPQIKNYKFDRLHDYLYSRGFTIYPGKISSENTFRIANIGDIYQDDMRRFVKILEEYFTGII; the protein is encoded by the coding sequence ATCAGAAGAAATATATTATTAAATCCAGGACCAGCTACCACATCGGATACAGTAAAATTCGCTCAGATTGTACCAGATATTTGCCCTAGAGAAAAAGAATTTGGGAGCATTATGGAGTTTGTATCAAGAGAACTTACTGAATTAGTAGGTTCAAATGAAAAGTATACAACTATATTATTTGGAGGATCGGGAACTGCAGCAGTTGAGGCGATTTTAAGTTCGGTAGTTGATAATAAAATAATATTGATAATTAATAATGGGGCTTATGGCAAGAGAATGTGTGAAATTGCAGAAATATATAATTTGAATTATATAGAATTTAAAAGCTCTCAAATAGAAACAATAAACTTAAAAGAGTTGGAAGAAGTAATTAAAAAGAATAATGAAGAAAGCAAAATAAATAATTGTGGAGCTATAAGCCATTTAGCGGTAGTTCATCATGAGACTACAACAGGGATATTAAATGACATAGAATTATTAGGTGAAATTTGTAAGAAATATAGTATTGAGATGATAGTAGATGCTATGAGTTCATTTGCAGGTATTCCTATAGATATGTATAAGATGAATATAAAATATTTAGCATCGAGTTCAAATAAATGTATACAAGGTATGGCTGGAATAAGCTTTGTAGTAGCAGATAAGAAGGCTTTGAATAATACTCAAAATATAAAACCTAGAAACCTCTACCTTAATATATACAAACAATATTCATATTTTAAAGATAATTATCAAATGAGATTTACGCCGCCAGTTCAAATACTTTATGCATTAAAGCAGGCGATAATAGAGGCTAAGGGTGAGACAATAGAGAAGAGATATAAGAGATATAAAGAGTGTTGTGAAATTTTATGGGATGGACTAGATAAACTCAATTTAAATAGACTAATAGATAAAAACATATCATCAATGCTTTTGACTTCAGTAATTGAGCCACAGATAAAAAATTATAAATTCGATAGATTACATGATTACTTATATAGCAGGGGATTTACTATATATCCAGGAAAGATATCTTCAGAAAACACATTTAGAATAGCTAATATAGGTGATATATATCAAGATGATATGAGGAGATTTGTAAAAATATTAGAAGAGTATTTTACAGGTATTATATAA
- the aepY gene encoding phosphonopyruvate decarboxylase produces the protein MIEVKEFYNELLNNNIDFFTGVPDSLLKSFCAYIKENVSSEKNIISANEGNAIGIAAGYHLATKKIGLVYMQNSGLGNALNPLASLTDKLVYSIPVLLIVGWRGEPNKKDEPQHKKQGLVTIETLDILSIKYDILDNNTSNDEMRKKIRKANNYMKENNEPYALVVKKDTFDEYQIKYDETLKLEMTREDAIEILISKAKEKSVVVSTTGMASRELFELRERYNGDHSKDFLTVGSMGHASQIALGIALSRKDRDVYCIDGDGALIMHLGGLAIIGNQNTDNLKHILINNGAHDSVGGQETVGFKIDTLAIAKACGYKKFYSCSSRDELLRLSEKIRNEKGPIFLEIKVKKGSRKNLGRPTTTPIENKEMFMKFLEN, from the coding sequence ATGATTGAAGTAAAAGAGTTTTATAATGAGCTATTAAATAACAATATAGATTTCTTTACGGGTGTTCCAGATTCTTTACTAAAGTCTTTTTGTGCATACATTAAGGAAAATGTAAGTAGCGAAAAGAATATAATTTCAGCTAATGAGGGGAATGCAATAGGAATAGCGGCGGGATATCACTTAGCAACAAAGAAAATTGGCCTAGTATACATGCAAAACTCAGGTCTTGGAAATGCATTAAATCCACTTGCATCACTTACAGATAAATTGGTTTATAGTATACCAGTGCTTTTAATAGTTGGATGGAGAGGTGAGCCCAATAAGAAAGATGAACCTCAACATAAGAAACAAGGACTTGTTACAATAGAAACATTAGACATTCTAAGCATTAAATATGATATTTTAGATAATAATACAAGCAATGATGAAATGAGGAAAAAGATAAGGAAAGCAAATAATTATATGAAGGAGAATAACGAGCCCTATGCATTGGTAGTGAAAAAAGATACTTTTGATGAATATCAAATAAAGTATGATGAGACTTTGAAATTAGAAATGACTAGGGAAGATGCTATAGAAATATTAATATCTAAAGCGAAAGAAAAATCAGTTGTAGTATCGACAACTGGAATGGCTTCTCGTGAGCTTTTTGAATTGAGAGAAAGATATAATGGAGATCATAGTAAGGATTTTTTAACAGTAGGATCTATGGGACATGCATCTCAAATAGCATTGGGGATTGCATTAAGCAGAAAAGACAGAGATGTTTATTGTATTGACGGAGATGGTGCTTTAATAATGCATCTTGGTGGTTTAGCTATAATAGGAAATCAAAATACAGATAACCTTAAGCATATTTTGATAAACAATGGAGCTCATGATTCAGTAGGAGGTCAGGAAACCGTAGGATTTAAAATAGATACTTTAGCAATTGCTAAAGCTTGTGGATATAAGAAATTCTATTCGTGTAGTTCAAGAGATGAATTACTCAGGTTATCAGAAAAAATAAGAAATGAAAAAGGTCCTATATTTTTAGAGATAAAAGTAAAAAAAGGTTCAAGAAAAAATTTGGGAAGACCTACAACAACACCAATTGAAAATAAAGAAATGTTTATGAAATTTTTAGAGAATTAA
- the aepX gene encoding phosphoenolpyruvate mutase — MKTVYVAMSADIIHQGHLNVLNEARKFGDIIVGLHTDEVIRGYWRNPIMKYDERKEVISNIKGVISVVPQESLDQVPNLLKIRPNYVLHGDDWKEGLQKELREKVIEVLKQWEGELIEVPYTKGVSISKLDEELAQIGITPQKRMKSLKELIYSKKPLRILEAHNGLTGLIVEKTKVQKDGKIKEFDGMWISSLCDSTAKGKPDIELVDLTSRLNTINDILEVTTKPIIVDGDTGGQIEHFVYTVKTLERLGVSAIIIEDKTGLKKNSLFGTEVQQTQDTIEHFCDKIRAGREARVTSDFMIISRIESLIAGAGMDDAIKRAKAYIEAGTDGIMIHSKEKDGREIIEFCRRYNEFEKRVPLVVVPTSYNFMKEEELMELGVNVIIYANHLIRSAYPAMVNTAKSILENERSKEASINCMPIKEILTLIPGGM; from the coding sequence ATGAAAACAGTTTATGTTGCTATGAGTGCTGATATAATTCATCAAGGACATTTAAACGTACTAAATGAAGCAAGAAAATTTGGAGATATAATAGTGGGATTGCATACAGATGAGGTTATAAGAGGTTACTGGAGAAATCCAATAATGAAATATGATGAGAGAAAAGAAGTGATTAGTAATATTAAAGGCGTTATATCTGTAGTTCCTCAAGAAAGCTTAGATCAAGTTCCAAACCTTCTTAAAATTAGACCTAACTATGTTCTTCACGGGGATGATTGGAAGGAAGGCTTGCAAAAAGAATTAAGAGAAAAAGTTATAGAGGTGTTAAAACAATGGGAAGGAGAACTTATAGAAGTTCCATATACTAAAGGTGTTTCTATTTCAAAATTAGATGAAGAATTAGCTCAGATAGGCATAACACCTCAAAAGAGGATGAAAAGTCTAAAAGAATTAATTTATTCAAAAAAACCACTAAGAATACTTGAGGCTCATAATGGTTTAACGGGACTTATTGTTGAAAAGACTAAAGTTCAAAAGGATGGGAAAATAAAAGAGTTTGATGGAATGTGGATTAGTTCATTATGTGATTCAACAGCTAAGGGAAAACCTGATATAGAATTGGTAGATTTAACATCAAGATTAAATACAATTAATGATATTTTAGAGGTAACAACAAAACCTATAATAGTTGATGGTGATACAGGAGGACAAATTGAACATTTCGTCTATACGGTTAAGACTTTAGAGAGATTAGGCGTTTCAGCTATTATCATTGAAGATAAAACTGGTCTTAAGAAAAATTCATTATTTGGAACAGAGGTGCAGCAAACGCAAGATACAATAGAACATTTCTGTGACAAAATAAGGGCTGGGAGAGAGGCGAGAGTAACTAGTGATTTTATGATAATTTCAAGAATTGAAAGTTTAATTGCAGGCGCTGGAATGGATGATGCTATAAAAAGGGCTAAAGCTTATATTGAAGCAGGAACAGATGGAATCATGATTCATAGTAAAGAGAAAGATGGAAGAGAAATCATTGAATTCTGTAGAAGATACAATGAGTTTGAAAAAAGAGTACCTTTAGTAGTAGTCCCAACTTCATATAATTTTATGAAAGAGGAAGAGTTAATGGAATTAGGAGTTAACGTTATTATTTATGCAAATCACCTGATAAGAAGTGCATATCCAGCAATGGTAAATACAGCTAAAAGCATTTTAGAGAATGAAAGGTCAAAAGAGGCTTCAATCAACTGTATGCCTATAAAAGAAATACTTACTTTGATTCCAGGAGGAATGTAA
- a CDS encoding phosphocholine cytidylyltransferase family protein → MSKVRTAVILAAGMGSRLQDITKDMLPKGFIKVNGKSLIERSIEKLRSLGIDKIYIVTGHLHEFYDELAKDKNYIETRKNRKYKATGSMTSLSILENELKEDFLLLESDLIYEVYALIKTINFEENDCILLSGKTDSGDECFVEVRDNNLYKISKRREEIGHVYGELVGISKISLALYKEMLKQYKEFNRKIYDYDSIFEDKCEVTKKYDYEDAIFDSAKKRKVGYLKIENLVWGEIDDKNHLERIKKSIIPKLEKISEERAV, encoded by the coding sequence ATGAGTAAAGTAAGAACAGCAGTAATTTTAGCAGCTGGAATGGGATCAAGATTGCAGGATATAACAAAGGATATGTTACCAAAAGGATTTATAAAGGTAAATGGGAAAAGCTTGATAGAAAGATCTATTGAGAAATTACGAAGTCTAGGCATAGATAAGATTTATATAGTAACAGGACATTTGCATGAATTTTATGATGAACTAGCAAAAGATAAAAATTATATAGAAACAAGAAAAAATAGAAAATATAAAGCTACTGGCAGCATGACCTCACTATCAATTCTTGAAAATGAATTAAAAGAAGACTTTTTGTTACTTGAAAGTGATTTAATATATGAGGTTTATGCACTAATAAAGACTATAAATTTTGAAGAAAATGATTGTATTTTACTAAGTGGAAAAACAGATTCCGGAGATGAATGCTTTGTAGAAGTTAGAGATAATAACTTATATAAAATATCTAAAAGAAGAGAAGAAATAGGACATGTATATGGGGAATTGGTTGGGATTTCTAAAATATCATTAGCGTTGTATAAGGAAATGTTGAAGCAATATAAAGAATTTAATAGAAAAATATATGATTATGATAGTATTTTTGAAGATAAGTGCGAGGTGACAAAGAAATACGATTATGAGGATGCAATATTTGATTCTGCTAAAAAAAGAAAAGTAGGATATCTAAAGATTGAAAATTTAGTATGGGGAGAAATAGATGATAAAAATCATCTTGAAAGAATAAAGAAATCAATCATACCAAAGCTAGAAAAAATTTCAGAAGAGAGAGCAGTATAG
- a CDS encoding ABC-2 transporter permease encodes MSRSISYLKFDLRLIKESIKLYVLAPAIFCALFMFSGETYTMALSYLFFFLIILATVPFSTQGNEKSTQMYYMFPGKISDMVLGRFLYLIGVALFIFLINTSIVTYLYQISRVQNFEVLTMFFCGLMSLITCFIQYPIYYKFGMEKGKAISILVYLLPAFFIFALPSFLVNKDGFILENSLDFIINNKLILIIISMLVTIIIGYISYKISYKICKAKEI; translated from the coding sequence ATGAGTAGATCAATAAGTTATTTAAAATTTGATTTAAGATTAATAAAAGAAAGTATTAAGCTTTATGTGTTAGCTCCAGCAATATTTTGTGCTTTATTTATGTTTTCAGGAGAAACATACACTATGGCATTATCATATTTATTTTTCTTTTTAATAATTTTAGCAACAGTACCATTTAGTACTCAAGGTAATGAAAAAAGTACTCAAATGTATTATATGTTTCCTGGTAAAATTTCTGATATGGTTCTTGGTAGATTTTTATATTTAATAGGTGTAGCTTTGTTTATATTTCTCATTAATACATCTATTGTGACTTATCTATATCAGATTAGTAGAGTTCAAAACTTTGAAGTTCTAACAATGTTCTTTTGCGGGTTAATGAGCTTAATAACTTGTTTTATTCAATATCCTATATATTATAAGTTTGGGATGGAAAAAGGAAAAGCAATATCAATATTAGTATATCTGTTACCTGCATTTTTCATATTTGCGTTACCATCATTTTTGGTCAATAAGGATGGTTTTATATTAGAGAATTCTTTAGATTTTATTATAAATAATAAGTTAATATTAATAATTATCAGCATGTTAGTCACAATAATTATAGGATATATTTCATATAAAATTTCATATAAAATTTGTAAAGCAAAAGAAATATAG
- a CDS encoding ABC transporter ATP-binding protein, protein MNALEIKNLNKTFDGFELKNINLELPKGYILGYVGQNGAGKTTTIKLIMNQLKKDSGVIKVFGKSYEDGEEVYKDMIGFIGDECYFPINFTLKDVINTLKDFYTSFDESKFNEYAGKWNLPYKKKIKEFSKGMKVKLSFASILSRNTKLLLLDEPTSGLDPVVRNEVLEILQEYIADGEKSVLFSTHITSDLEKITDYLFFINNGEKVFYDITENVLENHLLVKGGLDDLTEELKEKLIGYKSSNFGFEGLIDSKNREYISKDLLVEKPSMDDIVIFYINGKRDQ, encoded by the coding sequence ATGAATGCACTTGAAATAAAGAACTTAAATAAAACATTTGATGGCTTTGAACTTAAAAATATAAATTTGGAATTGCCAAAAGGTTATATATTAGGATATGTGGGACAAAATGGTGCTGGGAAAACAACGACTATAAAACTTATAATGAATCAATTGAAAAAAGATAGTGGAGTAATAAAAGTATTTGGCAAGAGTTATGAGGATGGAGAAGAAGTTTATAAGGACATGATAGGATTTATCGGAGATGAATGCTACTTTCCAATAAATTTTACATTAAAAGATGTAATTAATACACTCAAAGATTTTTATACTTCATTTGATGAAAGCAAATTTAATGAATATGCTGGAAAATGGAACCTTCCTTATAAGAAAAAAATAAAAGAATTTTCAAAGGGAATGAAAGTTAAATTATCTTTTGCAAGTATTTTATCAAGAAATACAAAACTTCTTCTATTAGATGAACCAACAAGTGGCCTTGATCCAGTAGTTAGAAATGAAGTTTTAGAGATATTACAGGAATATATAGCAGATGGAGAAAAAAGTGTTCTATTTTCAACCCATATAACAAGTGATCTTGAAAAGATAACAGATTATCTATTCTTTATTAATAATGGAGAAAAGGTATTTTATGATATAACAGAGAATGTACTAGAAAATCATCTATTGGTTAAAGGTGGTCTTGATGATTTAACAGAAGAATTAAAAGAGAAGTTAATTGGATATAAGTCTTCTAATTTTGGATTTGAAGGATTAATTGATTCAAAGAATAGAGAGTATATAAGTAAAGATTTGTTAGTAGAAAAACCATCGATGGATGACATTGTGATATTTTATATCAATGGAAAAAGGGATCAGTAA
- a CDS encoding GntR family transcriptional regulator, with the protein MKILLSNKSDLPIYEQIKAQIKEQILSGEILENEFLPSIRQLAKDLGISVITTTRAYSDLESEGFIATLRGKGSYVLPKDSEMVREQYLKKIEEALMVAIENGKLANISNDELVVMLKTLADEQIT; encoded by the coding sequence TTGAAAATATTACTTTCTAATAAATCTGATTTGCCTATTTATGAGCAAATTAAAGCTCAAATAAAAGAACAAATCCTGTCAGGCGAAATTTTAGAAAATGAGTTTTTGCCATCAATAAGACAGCTGGCGAAGGACTTAGGGATAAGTGTTATTACCACAACCAGAGCTTATTCTGACCTTGAAAGTGAAGGGTTTATAGCAACTCTTAGAGGAAAGGGAAGTTATGTACTTCCTAAGGATAGCGAAATGGTAAGGGAACAATATTTAAAGAAAATAGAAGAAGCCCTCATGGTTGCTATTGAAAATGGGAAACTAGCAAATATATCTAATGATGAATTGGTGGTTATGCTAAAAACATTGGCAGATGAGCAAATTACATAA
- a CDS encoding cation:dicarboxylate symporter family transporter, whose product MDSTFFSKFIMITSYKPIIFIAILIGLFYGLYKLEKAGLNFSKRMIISTVVGLLLGVIIQFIAGFPSNTGDVVWIGEVTKWYGLVGNGFMDLLKMLVVPLVFLSMLKVIINMDEKQSLGKLTSRSIFVLLGTTAIASIVAIIIGNLFRLGVGVEAIQSKAELKEITSFVDTMRGLLPANPIKAMADANIVAVVIFAAFLGIAIRKLNKTNKDIIKPAIDVIEAFYNIMTTVARTVIRFMPYAVLPLLSNTVASNGISAIINVVNFIVALYVSVIIVFVIHLVIISLNGLNPIQYLRNVIEPLVLAFTSRSSLGTLPVTIETLNKKVGVEKGIASFAGSLGANMGMNGCAAIYPALMAVTIANMSGTPMDFSFYAMLVITIIISSFGIAGLPGTAIMSVSVVISGMGMGSFFPLAGGILAIDPILDMARTALNVDGSMVTAVTVAKSFNELDKDVFNNVQDKVIAEGN is encoded by the coding sequence ATGGATAGTACATTTTTTTCGAAATTTATAATGATAACAAGCTATAAACCAATAATATTTATAGCAATTTTAATAGGTCTATTCTATGGACTTTATAAGTTAGAAAAGGCTGGATTAAACTTTTCAAAACGTATGATTATTTCAACTGTGGTAGGATTATTACTTGGAGTTATAATACAATTTATAGCAGGATTTCCGAGTAATACAGGAGATGTTGTTTGGATAGGTGAGGTTACAAAATGGTATGGGCTAGTAGGAAATGGATTCATGGACCTATTAAAAATGTTAGTAGTACCATTAGTTTTTCTTTCAATGTTAAAAGTTATAATAAACATGGATGAAAAACAAAGTTTAGGAAAACTTACTTCTAGATCAATATTTGTTTTATTAGGAACTACAGCTATTGCTTCAATAGTTGCTATAATAATCGGGAATTTATTTAGACTTGGCGTTGGAGTTGAAGCAATCCAAAGTAAAGCTGAATTAAAAGAAATAACATCTTTTGTAGATACTATGAGAGGACTTTTACCAGCAAATCCAATAAAAGCAATGGCAGATGCAAACATAGTGGCTGTTGTTATATTTGCAGCATTTCTTGGAATAGCTATAAGAAAACTAAATAAGACTAACAAAGATATTATAAAACCAGCAATAGATGTTATAGAGGCATTCTATAACATAATGACTACTGTAGCTAGAACAGTTATCAGATTTATGCCATATGCTGTATTACCACTACTTTCAAATACAGTTGCATCAAATGGAATATCAGCAATAATAAATGTGGTTAATTTCATAGTTGCTTTATATGTAAGTGTTATTATTGTATTTGTAATTCATCTTGTAATAATTTCACTTAATGGCTTAAATCCTATTCAATATTTAAGAAATGTAATTGAGCCGTTAGTTTTGGCTTTTACATCTAGATCAAGTCTTGGAACTTTACCAGTTACTATTGAGACTTTGAATAAAAAAGTCGGAGTTGAAAAAGGAATTGCAAGCTTTGCAGGAAGCCTTGGAGCTAATATGGGAATGAATGGCTGTGCTGCTATATATCCAGCATTAATGGCTGTTACAATTGCAAATATGTCTGGAACTCCAATGGATTTTAGCTTCTACGCTATGCTGGTAATTACTATAATTATAAGTTCCTTTGGAATAGCTGGATTACCAGGAACAGCAATAATGTCAGTATCAGTAGTAATATCAGGAATGGGAATGGGAAGTTTCTTCCCTCTTGCAGGAGGAATACTTGCAATAGATCCGATATTAGATATGGCGAGAACAGCGCTTAATGTTGATGGATCAATGGTTACAGCAGTAACAGTTGCTAAGAGCTTTAATGAATTGGATAAAGATGTATTTAATAATGTTCAAGATAAAGTTATAGCAGAAGGAAATTAA
- a CDS encoding M14 family metallopeptidase yields the protein MIKEIIYTLKSPHRDDMRITGYKFGKGGKSACIVGAIRGNEIQQLYTCSQLIKTLTKLEQRGAISRHSEILVIPCVNPHSMNIGKRFWTMDNTDINRMFPGEVNGETTQRIASGVFEQVKDYTYGIQFASFYMPGDFIPHIRMMETGYQSPSLANLFGLQYVLIRKPKPYDTMTLNYNWQMWNASAFSLYTNATDQIDEVSAKHAVVAVLRFLTRMGVIKYTSHSGYIASVLQEDDLLSVKTTTGGIYRRLKNPGDGVERGDVLAEIIHPYEGEIIEKITSPTDGIIFFAHKSPMVMENVVAYKIIRRLHE from the coding sequence ATGATAAAAGAAATAATATATACATTAAAGTCACCTCATAGAGATGATATGAGAATAACAGGATATAAATTTGGAAAAGGTGGAAAGTCAGCATGCATAGTAGGTGCAATAAGGGGAAATGAGATACAGCAATTATATACGTGTTCTCAATTGATTAAAACTTTAACTAAGTTAGAGCAAAGGGGAGCAATCTCAAGACATAGCGAAATCCTTGTGATTCCTTGTGTAAATCCTCATTCAATGAATATAGGAAAAAGATTTTGGACAATGGACAACACTGATATAAATAGAATGTTCCCAGGAGAAGTGAATGGGGAAACAACTCAGAGAATTGCAAGTGGTGTTTTTGAACAAGTTAAGGATTATACGTATGGAATACAGTTTGCTAGTTTTTATATGCCAGGAGATTTTATTCCGCATATAAGGATGATGGAAACAGGATATCAGAGTCCAAGTCTTGCAAATTTATTTGGACTTCAGTATGTATTAATTCGTAAGCCGAAACCTTATGATACCATGACATTAAACTACAATTGGCAGATGTGGAATGCAAGTGCCTTCTCTTTATATACAAATGCAACAGATCAAATTGATGAAGTTTCTGCCAAACATGCAGTAGTGGCTGTATTAAGATTTTTAACTAGAATGGGAGTTATAAAGTATACTAGTCACAGTGGATACATAGCTAGTGTTTTGCAGGAAGATGATTTGCTTTCGGTAAAGACTACTACAGGTGGAATATATAGAAGGTTAAAAAATCCAGGAGATGGAGTGGAAAGAGGCGATGTTCTTGCAGAAATAATTCATCCATATGAAGGTGAAATTATTGAAAAAATTACATCTCCTACTGATGGAATAATCTTTTTTGCTCATAAATCACCAATGGTCATGGAAAATGTGGTTGCATATAAAATAATAAGAAGACTTCATGAGTAA